Proteins co-encoded in one Sulfurovum xiamenensis genomic window:
- a CDS encoding glycosyltransferase family 4 protein — protein MNQLESSILGAFILSFTLQFLVIHFSHRHDFFIDSHTEEKPQNFHHFSTPRAGGIGIIVGMCFLLLTPLGWKLLFSIILAFLSGIFEDFHNSLSPRRRLLLQLIAATSAVLLTGSVVTYLGLDIHIPYWSGVLFSIFSIVGLMNAVNIIDGFNGLASGIVLLILLSFSTTAVQVESHEILQISMIVTSAVLAFFVVNFPKGKIFLGDGGAYLLGFITALIGIFLASNYATVSPWYILAVLIYPVWEVLFSIYRKRKAKRSPMEPDEYHLHMLIYKHITHNNPLTSVFIVLGTAPFIFCATLYAHNSKANLLIVLVFIGCYTLLYRYLYKKEFALKKQS, from the coding sequence ATGAATCAACTAGAATCGTCCATCCTAGGTGCATTTATCCTATCTTTTACTTTACAATTTTTGGTAATCCATTTTTCTCATAGACATGACTTCTTTATTGATTCCCATACAGAGGAAAAGCCTCAAAACTTTCATCATTTTTCTACGCCAAGGGCAGGAGGGATTGGTATTATCGTAGGTATGTGTTTTCTTCTTCTAACACCCTTAGGATGGAAACTTCTATTTTCCATAATCCTTGCCTTCCTAAGCGGTATCTTTGAAGACTTTCATAATTCATTAAGTCCAAGAAGACGACTTTTATTACAGTTAATTGCTGCCACAAGTGCTGTTTTATTAACCGGTTCTGTCGTTACCTATCTGGGTCTTGATATTCATATACCGTATTGGAGTGGGGTATTATTCAGTATTTTTAGTATTGTAGGATTAATGAATGCTGTCAATATTATCGATGGGTTCAATGGACTTGCCTCAGGTATTGTATTACTGATCCTTCTCTCATTCAGTACTACAGCTGTACAGGTAGAAAGTCATGAAATCCTACAAATATCTATGATCGTTACTTCAGCAGTACTCGCCTTCTTTGTGGTCAATTTCCCTAAAGGGAAGATCTTTCTTGGGGATGGAGGTGCTTATTTACTTGGGTTCATTACAGCACTGATAGGGATTTTCCTTGCAAGTAATTATGCTACAGTCAGCCCATGGTACATTCTTGCTGTATTGATCTATCCTGTCTGGGAAGTACTATTTTCTATCTACAGAAAAAGAAAAGCCAAACGTTCTCCTATGGAACCAGACGAGTATCATCTACATATGCTTATCTATAAACATATCACCCATAACAACCCGCTCACATCAGTGTTCATTGTTTTAGGTACGGCACCTTTTATTTTTTGTGCCACCCTCTATGCCCATAACTCTAAAGCAAATCTTCTTATTGTACTGGTTTTTATCGGTTGCTATACTCTACTTTACCGATATCTTTATAAAAAAGAATTTGCTCTAAAGAAGCAGTCTTGA
- a CDS encoding STT3 domain-containing protein, which produces MNSKNGYGTKEILWMIIVAYAFSFAIRMIWVYQFQDNPNFFWNNQFMINTNDGYTWAASVQNILYGMHKTNPLIRDIWANGIIFFTVLFAKITPFSLETIILYMPALISSLVVIPIILIARLYNQALWGLFAALLGSIAWSYYNRTMIGYYDTDMFSAMAPMFILYFLMKSTMDFNLRSALYAAIAIALYPFLYDAGQSIVYAMGIIYALYMIFYHRNDNTTYLSLIIVFVALIPFPLMDPFSYITKVVVLITLYFILKKLSIEQKILMIVSSILFILFMYYGDVFGLILRKVMTYLATGTSSEGLHFYSVVQTIREAGQIPFSTFANRISGSQIGVILSFVGYIVLVVRHRAFILALPLIGIGAFALWGGLRFTVYAVPIAAMSAIYLFHVIVTTISDKKSIYITAMTILTTSMLYPNIAHIIEYKVPTVLNKAEVEDLDALNKIVNDKDYTLAWWDYGYPIWFYANTNTIIDGGKHQNDNFIISKIMQTASPELAANLSRLAVETYVDSGYKNIADTLFKNRQEDQLDPNLLLSELDSGTYAVPKKTRDIYLYLPYRMMRIFPTVAVFGNLDLTTGKEERKIAFYPTQAVSNKEGLLTFSNGIVFDIKRGVIKLGQQEKDVKHFIVTQNTKDGKLQLQSQVYHADGEYVVVYMKSYGQFVIMDSETFNSMYVQMFMLEKYDNNLFELVVSSPYSKIYKLKI; this is translated from the coding sequence ATGAATAGTAAAAATGGATATGGAACTAAAGAGATTCTGTGGATGATAATTGTCGCATATGCATTTAGTTTTGCAATACGTATGATTTGGGTCTATCAATTTCAAGACAATCCAAACTTTTTTTGGAACAATCAATTTATGATCAACACCAATGATGGATATACTTGGGCGGCAAGTGTTCAGAATATCCTTTATGGTATGCATAAAACCAATCCACTTATACGTGATATATGGGCTAATGGTATTATATTCTTTACCGTCCTTTTTGCAAAGATCACACCATTTAGCTTAGAAACCATCATTCTTTATATGCCTGCATTAATATCTAGTTTAGTGGTAATACCTATTATACTTATTGCAAGGCTGTATAATCAAGCACTTTGGGGATTATTTGCTGCGCTGCTAGGTTCAATCGCATGGAGTTACTATAATCGTACGATGATTGGTTATTATGATACCGATATGTTCTCAGCTATGGCTCCAATGTTCATTCTTTATTTTTTAATGAAAAGCACAATGGATTTTAATTTACGGAGTGCATTATATGCAGCTATTGCAATAGCACTTTATCCATTCTTGTATGATGCTGGACAATCTATAGTTTATGCTATGGGTATTATATATGCATTGTATATGATCTTTTATCATCGTAATGATAATACTACGTATCTATCTTTAATTATAGTGTTTGTAGCCCTCATTCCCTTTCCTTTAATGGATCCATTTAGTTACATTACAAAAGTAGTTGTACTTATTACCCTATACTTTATATTAAAAAAATTATCTATAGAACAGAAAATATTGATGATTGTCTCAAGTATATTATTTATTTTGTTTATGTATTATGGAGATGTCTTCGGATTAATACTTCGTAAAGTAATGACTTATCTTGCTACGGGAACGTCGAGTGAAGGTTTGCACTTTTACTCGGTAGTGCAAACCATTAGAGAAGCAGGCCAAATTCCATTTTCTACTTTTGCAAATAGAATTTCAGGTTCACAAATTGGGGTCATTCTTTCTTTTGTGGGATACATAGTGTTGGTCGTAAGACACAGGGCATTTATCTTAGCACTACCACTTATAGGCATAGGTGCTTTTGCTTTATGGGGCGGACTTAGATTTACTGTGTATGCCGTACCCATAGCGGCAATGTCTGCTATTTATCTGTTTCATGTCATTGTGACAACAATTTCAGATAAAAAGAGTATCTACATAACTGCAATGACTATATTGACTACGAGTATGTTGTACCCGAATATTGCACACATCATCGAATATAAAGTGCCTACGGTTTTAAATAAAGCAGAAGTTGAAGATCTTGATGCATTAAATAAAATTGTTAACGATAAAGACTATACTTTGGCATGGTGGGATTACGGGTATCCTATCTGGTTTTATGCCAATACAAATACAATTATAGATGGAGGGAAACATCAGAATGACAACTTCATCATATCGAAGATTATGCAGACAGCTTCTCCTGAGTTAGCAGCAAACTTAAGCCGTTTGGCTGTAGAAACTTATGTTGATTCAGGTTATAAAAATATTGCAGACACACTATTTAAAAACAGACAAGAAGATCAGCTTGATCCAAATCTTCTTTTATCTGAATTGGACAGTGGTACCTATGCAGTTCCCAAAAAAACAAGAGATATCTATCTCTATCTCCCATACAGGATGATGAGGATTTTCCCTACTGTAGCTGTTTTTGGTAATTTGGACTTGACAACAGGAAAAGAAGAACGAAAGATCGCTTTTTATCCTACACAGGCGGTAAGTAACAAAGAGGGGTTACTTACTTTCAGTAATGGCATTGTGTTTGATATAAAGAGAGGGGTGATCAAGTTAGGTCAGCAAGAAAAAGATGTGAAGCATTTTATAGTAACACAAAATACAAAAGATGGCAAGTTACAACTGCAGTCCCAGGTCTATCATGCTGATGGTGAATATGTGGTAGTTTATATGAAAAGTTATGGACAGTTTGTTATCATGGACAGTGAAACGTTCAATTCTATGTATGTGCAAATGTTCATGCTTGAAAAATATGATAATAATCTTTTTGAACTGGTCGTTTCATCACCCTATAGTAAAATTTATAAACTGAAAATATAG
- a CDS encoding MqnA/MqnD/SBP family protein has product MLFGSISYLNLLPFQVFLKRYISNNASKMTFRYKRAVPSQINKALKRREINAGFISSVESAQCKCTDLGIIANQKVYSVLLLEGESEMDPASATSNQLAHLLGLKGKVLIGDAALKHYLHEGEGIDLAEAWYKETGLPFVFARLCYNKHEEAIQKMARAFSQTKVKIPQYILKKEAKKRGITPKQLTWYLSHIHYQMDDKAKKSLKLFLDKTRRL; this is encoded by the coding sequence GTGTTATTCGGGTCTATCAGCTATCTTAATCTACTGCCTTTTCAAGTCTTCTTAAAACGCTATATCTCTAACAATGCCTCTAAAATGACCTTTCGCTACAAACGTGCTGTACCTTCACAGATCAATAAAGCACTCAAAAGAAGAGAGATCAATGCTGGATTTATCTCTTCTGTTGAATCAGCTCAATGTAAATGTACGGATTTAGGTATTATCGCAAATCAAAAAGTCTATAGTGTTCTACTTTTAGAAGGGGAAAGTGAAATGGATCCTGCATCAGCGACTTCCAATCAACTTGCACACCTGTTAGGTCTTAAAGGAAAAGTGCTTATAGGAGATGCTGCCCTCAAACACTATCTACATGAGGGAGAAGGTATTGACTTGGCTGAAGCCTGGTACAAAGAGACCGGACTTCCTTTTGTCTTTGCCAGGCTCTGCTACAATAAACATGAAGAAGCTATACAAAAAATGGCGCGTGCATTTTCACAAACCAAAGTAAAGATCCCACAATACATCCTCAAAAAAGAAGCGAAAAAAAGAGGTATCACACCCAAACAGCTTACCTGGTATTTGAGTCATATCCATTATCAAATGGATGACAAAGCAAAGAAATCTTTGAAGTTATTTTTAGATAAAACCAGACGTTTGTAG
- a CDS encoding glycosyltransferase gives MKNCLAPIVIFTYRRLINQTIESLLSNELAQDSELYIFSDGSKNENDLEDVIEVRKYLQTIEGFKSIKIIESEVNKGLADSIIDGVTQVIDKYGKVIVLEDDLIVSTDFLEYMNGALNFYEKDKKIWSISGYGPKLPCLANYNDDIYLTVRGSSWGWATWKDRWNTIDWHIKDWNTFQKNKDLIEKFNLGGNDLYKMLELQMLGKIDSWAIRWCYNQFKFDSYTVYPKKSKIINDGFSDEKGTHNSGVNNKWITELDNKTITFNDTTIKKEIIECFQHYHNLSLITKIGYFLKKNTGYKIAKKFYKYLKNQ, from the coding sequence ATGAAAAACTGTTTAGCACCAATAGTTATATTTACCTACAGAAGACTTATTAATCAAACTATTGAAAGTTTGTTAAGTAATGAATTAGCTCAAGATAGTGAATTATATATTTTTTCTGATGGAAGTAAAAATGAAAATGACTTAGAAGATGTAATTGAAGTACGAAAATATTTACAAACCATAGAAGGTTTTAAAAGTATTAAGATTATTGAATCTGAAGTAAATAAAGGTCTTGCAGACTCAATTATTGATGGGGTAACGCAAGTTATTGATAAATATGGAAAAGTCATTGTTCTGGAAGATGATTTAATAGTATCTACAGATTTTTTAGAATATATGAATGGTGCTTTAAATTTTTATGAAAAAGACAAAAAAATCTGGTCTATATCTGGGTATGGGCCAAAGTTACCATGTCTTGCAAATTATAATGATGATATATATCTTACGGTTAGAGGATCATCTTGGGGTTGGGCTACATGGAAAGATAGATGGAATACTATCGATTGGCATATAAAAGATTGGAATACTTTTCAGAAAAACAAAGATTTGATTGAAAAATTTAATTTAGGTGGTAATGATCTGTATAAAATGCTTGAGTTACAAATGCTTGGTAAGATTGATTCTTGGGCGATACGATGGTGTTATAATCAGTTTAAATTTGATTCTTATACTGTTTATCCTAAAAAATCAAAAATCATTAATGATGGATTTAGTGATGAAAAAGGTACACACAATAGTGGGGTAAATAACAAATGGATTACAGAACTCGATAACAAAACAATAACCTTTAACGATACTACTATCAAAAAAGAAATTATTGAATGTTTTCAGCATTATCACAATTTGAGCTTGATAACAAAGATAGGATATTTTTTAAAAAAAAATACTGGCTATAAAATAGCTAAGAAATTCTATAAATATTTAAAAAATCAATAA
- the gltX gene encoding glutamate--tRNA ligase translates to MTVTRFAPSPTGYLHIGGLRTALFSWLTAQHNKGEFLLRIEDTDMARNSEEATEAILKAFEWVGLSHDGEVVYQSKRFDLYKKYIDQLLEEGKAYKCYMSKEELDALREEQMAKKERTRYDGRYRDFTGTPPEGVEPVIRIKAPQEGTISFVDGVKGEMNIAASEVDDFVIARADGSPTYNFVVAIDDALMGLTDVIRGDDHLYNTPKQIVVYNALGFPIPKFNHVAMINNEQGKKLSKRDGATDVMDYKEMGYLPEALLNFLVRLGWSHGDQEIFSIEEMIALFDPKNINKSASNYNLDKLLWLNSHYIKNTPNDQLAILLKDFGVDIHGHDKLELLLDATKERGKTLVELAEQINLILTTPTQYDEKASKKAFKGEAKEILNDFALMLKSWDKTLHLPCDYHEVMEKIVETKEIGFGKIGMPLRVSLLGSMTGSGLDEIMAILGVDATVSRIERAIQTIE, encoded by the coding sequence ATGACAGTTACACGTTTTGCACCTTCTCCTACAGGGTATCTTCACATTGGTGGGCTTAGAACAGCACTTTTTTCCTGGCTTACTGCACAGCACAACAAGGGTGAGTTTTTACTCCGTATTGAAGATACCGATATGGCACGTAATTCTGAAGAGGCGACAGAAGCGATACTCAAGGCATTTGAATGGGTCGGTCTGAGCCATGATGGCGAAGTGGTCTATCAGTCTAAAAGATTTGATCTTTATAAAAAATACATTGATCAGCTTCTTGAAGAGGGCAAAGCCTATAAGTGCTATATGAGTAAAGAGGAGCTTGATGCTTTACGTGAAGAGCAGATGGCGAAAAAAGAACGTACACGTTATGATGGACGTTATCGTGATTTCACCGGTACACCACCAGAAGGTGTTGAACCGGTGATCCGTATCAAAGCTCCGCAAGAGGGGACCATCTCTTTTGTGGATGGTGTAAAAGGTGAGATGAACATTGCCGCATCTGAAGTAGATGATTTTGTCATCGCTAGAGCAGACGGGTCACCAACGTATAATTTTGTTGTAGCCATAGATGATGCATTGATGGGACTGACAGATGTGATCCGTGGGGATGATCACCTTTACAATACGCCTAAACAGATCGTAGTCTACAATGCTTTGGGGTTCCCGATCCCAAAGTTTAACCATGTTGCAATGATCAACAATGAACAAGGTAAAAAACTCTCTAAAAGAGATGGGGCTACGGATGTCATGGATTATAAAGAAATGGGATATCTCCCTGAAGCACTTTTGAACTTTTTGGTCCGTCTTGGCTGGAGTCATGGAGACCAGGAAATTTTTAGTATTGAAGAGATGATAGCGCTATTTGATCCTAAAAATATTAACAAGAGTGCATCCAACTATAATCTAGATAAACTGCTTTGGTTGAATTCTCACTATATTAAAAATACGCCAAACGATCAGCTTGCCATACTTCTCAAAGATTTTGGGGTGGATATCCATGGGCACGATAAGCTTGAATTGCTTCTTGATGCAACAAAAGAGAGAGGGAAAACACTCGTAGAGCTTGCAGAGCAGATCAATCTAATACTTACAACACCTACGCAGTATGATGAGAAGGCTTCCAAAAAAGCGTTTAAAGGTGAAGCCAAAGAGATCTTGAATGATTTTGCTTTGATGTTAAAAAGCTGGGATAAGACACTGCACCTTCCTTGTGATTACCATGAAGTGATGGAAAAAATTGTTGAGACAAAAGAGATTGGTTTCGGGAAGATCGGTATGCCGCTTCGTGTGAGTCTACTTGGTTCGATGACAGGATCTGGGCTTGATGAGATCATGGCTATTTTAGGTGTGGATGCAACGGTATCACGTATAGAAAGGGCGATTCAAACCATAGAATAG
- a CDS encoding molybdopterin synthase catalytic subunit — MELYHGPLDVKEIFGRWLDGEAESNYGAYIPFVGTIRAEDGIEALSFDIYEPVLKRWFEAWEERAAKRGAVVKMAHSIGDVPVHTSSYVSAVFSPKRRVALELIDEFVEDFKANAPIWKYDVKNGKRIYAADRSTPMDGAGLLG, encoded by the coding sequence GTGGAACTTTATCATGGTCCGTTAGATGTTAAAGAGATATTCGGGCGTTGGCTCGATGGAGAGGCCGAGTCAAACTATGGGGCTTATATCCCTTTTGTAGGAACGATACGTGCAGAAGATGGTATAGAAGCACTGAGTTTTGATATCTATGAACCTGTGCTTAAAAGATGGTTTGAAGCATGGGAGGAAAGGGCGGCTAAGCGTGGTGCAGTCGTAAAGATGGCACACTCCATTGGGGATGTTCCTGTACATACCTCTTCTTATGTGAGTGCGGTATTTTCTCCTAAACGCAGAGTAGCACTAGAGCTGATTGATGAGTTTGTTGAAGACTTTAAAGCCAATGCACCTATATGGAAATATGATGTAAAAAATGGTAAGCGTATCTACGCTGCTGATAGAAGCACTCCTATGGATGGTGCTGGATTGTTAGGATAA
- a CDS encoding ComEA family DNA-binding protein, protein MNLSRKLQGNYASKEELMEVKGIGAAKADAIIEERQNGKFTSFDDFQRVEGVGEKAAFNVKEHVK, encoded by the coding sequence ATAAATTTATCAAGGAAACTACAAGGAAACTACGCATCCAAAGAAGAGTTAATGGAAGTGAAAGGTATCGGTGCTGCTAAAGCAGATGCTATTATTGAAGAGAGACAAAACGGTAAATTTACTTCTTTTGATGATTTTCAACGCGTCGAAGGAGTTGGTGAAAAGGCTGCATTTAATGTAAAAGAGCATGTTAAGTAA
- a CDS encoding glycosyltransferase family 2 protein — protein MKISIITVVWNNKETIKYAIDSVLNQTYKDIEYIIVDGASSDGTVEVVQSYGDRITKFISEPDKGLYDAMNKGIKLATGDVVGILNSDDFYIDEFVIEKIVKIFQEKKVDSVFADLVYVKPDNLGNIVRYYDSSSGFPNRFQYALYPAHPTFFVKRWAYEKYGLYKTDYKIAADFDVMARFLYTRKISFSYLKEPIIKMRVGGVSTSLSSIWINSLEQLRVCRENNIKTNIFKILLKYPIKILGFFKKR, from the coding sequence ATGAAAATATCAATCATAACAGTAGTTTGGAATAACAAAGAGACCATAAAATACGCAATAGACTCAGTTTTAAATCAAACTTATAAAGATATAGAATATATTATAGTAGATGGTGCAAGTAGTGATGGTACAGTTGAGGTTGTGCAAAGTTATGGAGATAGGATCACTAAGTTTATAAGTGAACCAGATAAAGGACTTTATGATGCTATGAATAAAGGTATAAAGTTAGCTACTGGAGATGTTGTAGGAATACTGAATAGTGATGATTTTTATATAGATGAATTTGTCATAGAGAAGATTGTTAAAATATTTCAAGAGAAAAAAGTAGATAGTGTATTTGCTGATTTAGTATATGTTAAGCCTGATAATCTGGGAAATATTGTACGTTATTATGATAGCAGTAGTGGTTTTCCAAATAGATTCCAATATGCATTATATCCAGCACATCCAACATTTTTTGTTAAAAGATGGGCCTATGAAAAATATGGGCTATATAAAACAGATTATAAAATAGCAGCAGATTTTGATGTTATGGCCAGGTTTTTATATACTAGGAAGATTTCATTTAGCTATTTAAAAGAGCCTATTATTAAAATGAGGGTGGGTGGTGTTAGTACATCGTTAAGCAGCATATGGATCAATAGTTTAGAGCAACTAAGAGTATGTAGGGAAAATAATATAAAAACCAATATATTTAAGATATTGCTTAAGTATCCAATTAAAATATTGGGTTTCTTTAAAAAGAGATAG
- a CDS encoding glycosyltransferase family 2 protein, whose amino-acid sequence MTKLKVSILIPTYNSERYIEETIESALSQTYKDFEIIIVDNASSDKTWEIMQKYAQEYNNIKIFRNEENIGPIRNWMRCIEEASGEYGKILWSDDLIKKTFLEQTVDILAKNRDVGFVLTPAILFGDISKEKIFYTITKKSGIYCTTSFIEGVLLDKDYPSSPACGLFRLKDLKKNLLLKIPNRFDSDASIHAIGNDLLIYLLTAKDYKKFAYVNEPLALFRAHDKSISTSTQKTKMVLNYDIAKAYFVDNFIDNVQLIRKFNALLWLHNKVFKTNQDISKFYFNNKEYKKDFVFLIKHLFTFDAYIKRAFRKFF is encoded by the coding sequence ATGACAAAATTAAAAGTATCAATATTGATTCCGACTTATAATTCAGAGAGATATATAGAAGAAACTATTGAAAGTGCATTATCTCAGACTTATAAGGATTTTGAAATAATAATTGTAGACAATGCGAGCAGTGATAAAACTTGGGAAATAATGCAAAAATATGCACAAGAGTATAATAATATTAAAATATTTAGAAATGAAGAAAATATCGGTCCTATCAGAAATTGGATGAGATGTATTGAAGAAGCATCTGGAGAATATGGCAAAATACTTTGGTCGGATGACTTGATAAAAAAAACATTTTTGGAACAAACAGTTGATATCTTAGCGAAGAATCGTGATGTAGGTTTTGTCCTTACTCCGGCAATTCTTTTTGGAGATATCTCAAAAGAAAAAATATTTTATACTATTACCAAGAAAAGTGGTATATATTGTACAACAAGTTTTATAGAAGGTGTTTTACTTGATAAAGATTATCCAAGTTCACCAGCTTGTGGGTTATTTAGATTAAAAGATTTAAAGAAAAATTTATTATTAAAAATTCCAAATCGTTTTGATAGCGATGCAAGCATACATGCGATAGGGAATGATTTATTAATTTATCTTTTAACGGCTAAAGATTATAAAAAATTTGCCTATGTCAATGAACCACTTGCTTTGTTTAGAGCGCATGATAAATCTATATCGACAAGTACCCAAAAAACAAAAATGGTTCTAAATTATGACATAGCAAAAGCATATTTTGTTGATAATTTTATAGATAATGTGCAATTAATTAGAAAATTCAATGCTCTATTATGGCTACATAATAAAGTTTTTAAAACAAATCAAGATATTAGTAAGTTTTATTTTAATAATAAAGAATATAAAAAAGATTTTGTGTTTTTAATAAAACATCTTTTTACTTTTGATGCGTATATAAAAAGAGCATTTAGAAAGTTCTTTTAA
- a CDS encoding MoaD/ThiS family protein, translating into MVKVEFLGPIGKAPMEMEASTLAEVSAQLKTDSSLIQWLDKCAVALNDTMVNDLATELKDGDRISILPPVCGG; encoded by the coding sequence ATGGTAAAAGTAGAATTTTTAGGTCCTATCGGTAAAGCACCGATGGAGATGGAAGCCTCGACATTGGCAGAGGTTTCGGCACAACTCAAAACAGATAGCAGTTTGATTCAATGGTTGGATAAATGTGCAGTAGCACTAAATGATACGATGGTGAACGATCTGGCAACTGAACTTAAAGATGGTGATAGAATTTCTATCTTGCCTCCTGTGTGTGGTGGATAA
- a CDS encoding glycosyltransferase family 25 protein, with product MDYKEIPIFIINLKKDKQKKENMQKYCEKNKLTPIFTEAIYGDELSEDTISQVYSKDLALKYFGRELTKGEIGTALSHLEIYRQIIDQNIQEALILEDDVDFKINHQDLIDIVTKLPNDWECIMLGHHTKRSRDIDTLASFWNKIQINDKLKCVRFAEQPFGGYGYIINKDGVLKRLNDFKIIDRPIDHWDDKKLNLYGAYPSIIKINEYFSDYSSLDLERSKMDETTIRTSFERFKDRIQLLLRTLHLFEAFFILKSFFIQFKILNKYKSH from the coding sequence ATGGATTATAAAGAAATTCCAATTTTTATTATAAATCTAAAAAAAGATAAACAAAAAAAAGAGAATATGCAAAAGTATTGTGAAAAAAACAAGCTAACACCAATATTTACAGAAGCTATATACGGTGATGAGCTAAGCGAAGACACAATATCACAAGTTTACTCTAAAGACTTAGCTTTAAAATATTTTGGTAGAGAATTAACAAAAGGTGAAATAGGCACTGCGTTAAGTCACTTAGAGATATATAGGCAAATTATAGATCAAAACATCCAGGAAGCTTTAATCTTAGAAGATGATGTAGATTTTAAAATAAATCATCAAGACTTGATAGATATAGTAACGAAATTACCTAATGATTGGGAGTGTATTATGCTTGGGCACCATACAAAAAGGTCACGAGATATAGATACATTAGCTTCCTTTTGGAATAAAATACAAATAAATGACAAGCTAAAATGTGTACGATTTGCTGAGCAGCCTTTTGGTGGATATGGTTATATTATAAATAAAGATGGTGTATTAAAGAGGTTAAATGATTTTAAAATTATAGATAGACCTATTGATCATTGGGATGATAAAAAACTCAACTTGTATGGTGCTTATCCATCGATTATTAAAATAAATGAATATTTCTCAGACTATAGCTCTTTGGATCTAGAAAGAAGTAAGATGGATGAAACAACAATCAGAACATCTTTTGAAAGATTTAAAGATAGAATACAATTACTTTTAAGAACGTTACACCTATTTGAAGCATTTTTCATTTTAAAATCTTTTTTTATACAATTTAAAATATTGAATAAATATAAATCTCACTAA